From the Theobroma cacao cultivar B97-61/B2 chromosome 2, Criollo_cocoa_genome_V2, whole genome shotgun sequence genome, one window contains:
- the LOC18610017 gene encoding brassinosteroid-related acyltransferase 1, whose amino-acid sequence MELKLCIKENIILKPFKQFKRQTIELSGLDRISPSILYTVFFYNSQLINESFMQDEDPVERAKTALQKVLIPWYPAAGRFRINEASGKLEIDCNNEGVILITAVTDSKLEELGRLHEYKSCYENLVPKCPEATDISENPIAVVQITKFACGGFSIGFGSSHALFDGLGAFNFLASWAQISNGKDESELMVPNHSRDALLSAIYSPNSSPTAASIYEQGHITAIQDLYGIPMQAMASDDRCWGTAVAKFSQVDPQVGLELVTLGMKKETVETWKGQAIEKGKLPKCSTFDVLCAHVWKARVKTLSLQANTNICLQFPVDARSRLRPPLGDNFTGNAFVLASVSCSVKQLLEEPLHDTIRKIQAAKDEITDEYIKLYARALEASDKFFPSMRELTIVSDWSRFPFHALDFGWGKVSNAAILATPVPETAFLMLNLEEPGGFLVRIGIGRQYVHDLITNFNNLSNM is encoded by the exons ATGGAGCTAAAGCTATGCATTAAGGAGAATATAATTCTCAAACCTTTCAAACAATTTAAAAGACAGACTATTGAACTCTCTGGTTTGGACAGGATATCTCCTTCCATTCTCTACACTGTCTTCTTTTATAATTCTCAGTTGATTAATGAATCATTTATGCAGGATGAAGATCCTGTTGAGAGAGCCAAAACAGCTCTTCAGAAAGTGCTGATTCCTTGGTATCCAGCTGCAGGGAGGTTTAGAATCAATGAAGCCTCGGGCAAGCTAGAAATTGACTGCAACAACGAAGGAGTCATCCTGATAACTGCTGTGACTGATTCCAAGCTTGAGGAACTTGGAAGGCTGCATGAATACAAGAGTTGCTATGAAAACCTGGTTCCTAAGTGCCCTGAAGCCACTGATATTTCAGAAAATCCAATTGCAGTTGTTCAG ATAACAAAGTTTGCTTGTGGAGGGTTTTCGATTGGCTTTGGTAGCAGCCATGCTTTGTTTGATGGCCTAGGCGCATTTAACTTTCTTGCATCTTGGGCTCAAATATCAAACGGGAAAGATGAGTCTGAACTTATGGTGCCTAACCATTCAAGGGATGCCCTGTTAAGTGCCATCTATTCTCCCAATTCAAGCCCCACGGCTGCTTCAATATATGAACAGGGCCATATTACAGCTATTCAAGATCTCTATGGAATACCTATGCAAGCCATGGCCTCAGATGACAGATGTTGGGGAACTGCCGTGGCAAAGTTCAGCCAGGTTGATCCTCAAGTTGGGCTAGAACTAGTTACTCTAGGCATGAAGAAGGAAACTGTAGAGACATGGAAAGGACAAGCAATTGAAAAGGGCAAGCTTCCGAAGTGCTCTACGTTTGATGTTTTGTGTGCCCATGTTTGGAAG GCAAGAGTGAAGACTCTGAGTTTACAGGCAAACACAAACATCTGTTTGCAATTCCCAGTTGATGCTCGGAGCAGGCTTCGACCCCCACTTGGTGACAACTTCACAGGAAATGCCTTTGTTCTTGCCTCAGTGTCATGTTCGGTGAAACAGCTGCTAGAAGAACCTCTGCACGACACAATCCGAAAAATCCAAGCAGCAAAAGATGAGATTACCGATgaatatatcaaattgtatgCAAGGGCTCTCGAGGCCTCGGATAAGTTTTTCCCCTCTATGAGAGAACTAACCATTGTGTCTGATTGGTCGAGGTTTCCTTTCCATGCTCTTGATTTCGGATGGGGAAAGGTTTCCAATGCAGCCATCTTAGCAACTCCTGTCCCGGAAACCGCTTTTCTAATGTTGAACCTTGAAGAACCTGGTGGGTTCCTAGTTCGAATTGGTATTGGGAGACAATATGTGCATGATCTTATCACCAACTTCAATAACCTAAGCAACATGTAG